In one Streptomyces sp. NBC_01288 genomic region, the following are encoded:
- a CDS encoding acyl carrier protein — protein MAATQEEIVAGLADIVNEIAGIPVEDVQLDKSFTDDLDVDSLSMVEVVVAAEERFDVKIPDEDVKNLKTVGDATDYILKHQA, from the coding sequence ATGGCCGCCACTCAGGAAGAGATCGTCGCCGGTCTCGCCGACATCGTGAACGAGATCGCCGGCATCCCGGTTGAGGACGTCCAGCTGGACAAGTCCTTCACCGACGACCTGGACGTCGACTCGCTGTCCATGGTCGAGGTCGTCGTCGCCGCCGAAGAGCGCTTCGACGTCAAGATCCCCGACGAGGACGTCAAGAACCTCAAGACGGTCGGCGACGCGACCGACTACATCCTCAAGCACCAGGCCTGA
- a CDS encoding DUF3145 domain-containing protein, translated as MTTRGVLYVHSAPRALCPHVEWAVAGVLGTRVSLDWIRQPAAPGTWRSEFSWKAEAGTASKLASALRGWHLLRFEVTAEPNPTAEGERYSCTPELGIFHAVTGIHGDILIPEDRLRAALTRSQQGETDLEAEIAKLLGKPWDDELEPFRYAGEGAPVRWLHQVV; from the coding sequence GTGACGACACGTGGAGTTCTGTACGTGCACTCCGCGCCGCGCGCGCTGTGCCCGCACGTCGAGTGGGCCGTGGCCGGGGTGCTCGGCACACGCGTCAGCCTCGACTGGATCCGACAGCCCGCCGCCCCCGGAACCTGGCGCTCCGAATTTTCTTGGAAGGCCGAGGCGGGCACCGCCTCCAAACTCGCCTCAGCCCTGCGCGGCTGGCACCTCCTCCGCTTCGAGGTCACCGCCGAGCCCAACCCCACAGCCGAGGGCGAGCGCTACAGCTGCACCCCCGAACTGGGCATCTTCCACGCGGTAACCGGCATCCACGGCGACATCCTCATCCCGGAGGACCGCCTACGCGCGGCGCTTACGAGGTCTCAGCAGGGCGAGACAGACCTGGAAGCGGAGATCGCCAAGCTCCTCGGCAAGCCCTGGGACGACGAGCTGGAGCCGTTCAGATACGCGGGCGAAGGCGCCCCCGTGCGCTGGCTTCACCAGGTGGTCTGA
- a CDS encoding aldose epimerase family protein — protein sequence MSELFGTLPDGTPVHRWTLERAGVRVRVLSYGGIVQSVEVPDRDGHAADVVLGFADLDGCLAHPEPYLGALVGRYANRIAGGRFPLEGVTYSLAQNNAPNSLHGGERGFDKRVWDVEPIEHGLRLSRVSAHGEEGFPGRLVVSATYTLDESGALRLGYEATTDAPTVVNLTNHSYFDLSGAGSTGGPGGHELRLAASRFTPVDGDLIPTGALDEVAGTRFDFREARKVGSGYDHNFVLDKGVTPAAVEIAELYDPASGRVLTVATTEPGIQLYTGEHLTDPFAPGAGIALETQHFPDSPNRPEFPSTELRPGDIYRSETVYGFSAR from the coding sequence ATGAGCGAACTTTTCGGCACCCTGCCCGACGGCACGCCGGTGCACCGCTGGACGTTGGAGCGGGCCGGTGTGCGGGTGCGGGTGCTGTCGTACGGCGGGATCGTGCAGTCGGTGGAGGTGCCGGACCGGGACGGGCACGCGGCGGACGTGGTGCTCGGGTTCGCGGATCTGGACGGCTGTCTCGCCCATCCCGAGCCGTATCTCGGCGCGTTGGTGGGGCGGTACGCGAACCGCATCGCGGGCGGCCGTTTCCCGCTGGAGGGCGTCACGTACTCGCTGGCGCAGAACAACGCGCCCAACTCCCTGCACGGCGGCGAGCGCGGCTTCGACAAGCGGGTGTGGGACGTCGAACCCATCGAGCACGGGCTGCGGCTCAGCCGGGTCAGCGCGCACGGCGAGGAGGGCTTCCCGGGGCGGCTCGTCGTCTCGGCGACGTACACGCTGGACGAGTCGGGCGCGCTGCGCCTCGGCTACGAGGCGACGACGGACGCGCCGACCGTCGTGAACCTCACGAATCACAGCTACTTCGATCTGAGCGGCGCGGGCAGCACGGGCGGCCCGGGTGGTCATGAACTCCGGCTCGCCGCCTCGCGGTTCACGCCGGTCGACGGCGATCTGATCCCGACCGGTGCGCTCGACGAGGTGGCGGGCACGCGCTTCGACTTCCGGGAGGCGCGGAAGGTGGGCTCCGGCTACGACCACAACTTCGTGCTGGACAAGGGTGTGACGCCGGCCGCCGTCGAGATCGCCGAGCTGTACGACCCGGCGTCCGGGCGGGTGTTGACGGTGGCGACGACCGAGCCCGGCATCCAGCTCTACACCGGTGAGCACCTGACCGACCCGTTCGCCCCGGGCGCCGGGATCGCCCTGGAGACCCAGCACTTCCCGGACTCCCCCAACCGGCCCGAGTTCCCGAGCACGGAACTGCGCCCGGGCGACATCTACCGCTCGGAGACGGTGTACGGCT
- a CDS encoding SGNH/GDSL hydrolase family protein, producing MRIRRHRSRAALAVVAAAVLGAAGCDSGGGDSAGAHSKSGTAAKAKPSPAPVWDSSPSSVAAVGDSITRGFDACSVLSDCPEVSWATGSSAAVDSLAVRLLGKTGAAERSWNYAETGARMADLPAQIGQAVAREPQLVTVMVGANDACRASTSAMTSVADFRAEFETSLKTLRRALPKTQVYVASVPNLKRLWSQGRTNPLGKEIWKLGICPSMLADADALDSAATERRDTVLDRVESYNKVLEQVCATDERCRFDGGAVYDFRFGTDQLSHWDWFHPSTDGQARLAEIAYRRVIARTPVT from the coding sequence ATGCGAATCCGACGTCACCGTTCACGGGCCGCGCTAGCCGTCGTGGCGGCGGCCGTCCTGGGAGCCGCCGGCTGCGACTCCGGCGGGGGCGACTCGGCCGGCGCGCACAGCAAGAGCGGTACGGCGGCCAAGGCGAAGCCCTCCCCCGCCCCGGTGTGGGACAGCAGCCCGTCCTCGGTCGCGGCGGTCGGTGACTCCATCACCCGCGGTTTCGACGCCTGTTCGGTCCTGTCGGACTGCCCGGAGGTGTCCTGGGCGACGGGCAGTTCGGCCGCGGTCGACAGTCTCGCCGTACGGCTGCTGGGGAAGACGGGCGCGGCGGAGCGCAGTTGGAACTACGCGGAGACCGGGGCGCGGATGGCCGACCTGCCCGCGCAGATCGGCCAGGCGGTCGCACGCGAGCCGCAGTTGGTCACGGTGATGGTGGGGGCCAATGACGCCTGCCGGGCCTCGACCTCGGCGATGACCTCCGTCGCGGACTTCCGCGCCGAGTTCGAGACCTCGTTGAAGACGCTGCGCCGGGCACTGCCGAAGACGCAGGTCTACGTCGCGAGCGTGCCGAATCTCAAGCGGCTCTGGTCGCAGGGGCGGACGAACCCGTTGGGCAAGGAGATCTGGAAGCTGGGCATCTGCCCTTCGATGCTGGCCGACGCGGACGCACTGGACTCGGCGGCGACGGAGCGGCGCGACACCGTGCTGGACCGGGTGGAGTCGTACAACAAGGTGCTTGAGCAGGTGTGCGCGACGGACGAGCGGTGCCGGTTCGACGGGGGCGCGGTCTACGACTTCCGGTTCGGCACGGACCAGTTGAGCCACTGGGACTGGTTCCACCCGAGCACGGACGGTCAGGCGCGGCTCGCCGAGATCGCCTACCGTCGCGTCATCGCGCGCACACCCGTGACCTAG
- a CDS encoding ketoacyl-ACP synthase III, with amino-acid sequence MSTKIKPSKGAPYARILGVGGYRPVRVVPNEVILETIDSSDEWIRSRSGIETRHWANDEETVAAMSIEASGKAIADAGITAEQIGGVIVSTVSHFKQTPAVATEIADKLGTNKAAAFDISAGCAGFGYGLTLAKGMIVEGSAEYVLVIGVERLSDLTDLEDRATAFLFGDGAGAVVVGPAKEPHIGPTVWGSEGDKSDTIKQTVPWTEYDSTGKFPAITQEGQAVFRWAVFEMAKVAQQALDAAGITPDDLDVFIPHQANERIIDSMVKTLKLPEHVTVARDVRTTGNTSAASIPLAMERLLATGEAKSGDTALVIGFGAGLVYAATVVTLP; translated from the coding sequence ATGTCGACGAAGATCAAGCCGAGCAAGGGCGCACCGTACGCGCGCATCCTCGGCGTGGGCGGCTACCGTCCGGTCCGTGTCGTCCCGAACGAGGTGATCCTGGAGACGATCGACTCGTCCGACGAGTGGATCCGCTCGCGCTCGGGCATCGAGACCCGGCACTGGGCGAACGACGAGGAGACCGTCGCCGCGATGTCCATCGAGGCGTCCGGCAAGGCGATCGCGGACGCGGGGATCACCGCCGAGCAGATCGGCGGCGTGATCGTCTCCACGGTCTCGCACTTCAAGCAGACCCCGGCCGTGGCGACGGAGATCGCCGACAAGCTGGGCACGAACAAGGCCGCCGCGTTCGACATCTCGGCGGGCTGCGCGGGCTTCGGCTACGGCCTCACCCTCGCCAAGGGCATGATCGTCGAGGGCAGCGCCGAGTACGTGCTGGTCATCGGCGTGGAGCGGCTGTCCGACCTGACCGACCTGGAGGACCGCGCGACGGCCTTCCTGTTCGGTGACGGCGCGGGCGCGGTCGTGGTGGGCCCCGCGAAGGAGCCGCACATCGGTCCGACCGTGTGGGGCTCGGAGGGCGACAAGTCCGACACCATCAAGCAGACCGTGCCGTGGACCGAGTACGACAGCACGGGCAAGTTCCCTGCGATCACGCAGGAGGGCCAGGCGGTGTTCCGCTGGGCCGTGTTCGAGATGGCGAAGGTCGCCCAGCAGGCGCTGGACGCGGCCGGGATCACCCCGGACGACCTGGATGTCTTCATTCCCCACCAGGCCAACGAGCGGATCATCGACTCGATGGTGAAGACGCTGAAACTGCCGGAGCACGTCACGGTCGCGCGTGACGTACGCACCACCGGCAACACCTCGGCCGCCTCGATCCCGCTCGCTATGGAGCGGCTTCTGGCGACCGGCGAGGCCAAGAGCGGCGACACCGCGCTCGTCATCGGCTTCGGGGCGGGTCTCGTGTACGCCGCGACGGTCGTTACCCTCCCCTAG
- a CDS encoding beta-ketoacyl-[acyl-carrier-protein] synthase family protein, producing the protein MSPTNRTVVVTGIGATTPLGGDAASTWEGMIAGKSGVKPLEQEWAAEQAVRIAAPAAVDPSEVIPRPQARRLDRSAQFALIAAKEAWADAGFTDKAGEDPAVDPDRLGTVIASGIGGVTTLLDQYDVLKEKGVRRVSPHTVPMLMPNGPSANVGLLVGARAGVHTPVSACASGAEAIGYAIEMIRTGRADVVVAGGTEAAIHPLPIAAFGNMMAMSKNNDDPQGASRPYDTGRDGFVLGEGAGVLVLESAEHAAKRGARVYAEAVGQGISADGHDIVQPEPEGRGISQALRNLMDNTDLDAAEIVHVNAHATSTPAGDVAELKALRKVFGDDADHMAVSATKSMTGHLLGGAGGVESVATVLALYNRIAPPTINVENLDPEAEANADVVRGEARKLPVEGRIAALNDSFGFGGHNVVLAFRTV; encoded by the coding sequence GTGAGCCCGACCAATCGCACCGTGGTCGTCACCGGTATCGGCGCAACCACACCGCTGGGTGGCGACGCAGCCTCGACCTGGGAAGGCATGATCGCCGGCAAGTCCGGCGTGAAGCCCCTGGAGCAGGAGTGGGCCGCCGAGCAGGCCGTCCGTATCGCCGCGCCGGCCGCCGTGGACCCCTCCGAGGTCATCCCGCGTCCGCAGGCCCGCCGTCTGGACCGCTCGGCGCAGTTCGCGCTGATCGCGGCCAAGGAGGCGTGGGCGGACGCCGGTTTCACCGACAAGGCCGGTGAGGACCCGGCGGTCGACCCCGACCGGCTGGGCACCGTCATCGCCTCCGGCATCGGCGGTGTGACGACCCTGCTCGACCAGTACGACGTGCTGAAGGAGAAGGGCGTCCGCCGCGTCTCCCCGCACACCGTCCCCATGCTGATGCCGAACGGCCCGTCCGCCAACGTGGGTCTGCTCGTGGGCGCCCGCGCGGGCGTGCACACGCCGGTCTCCGCGTGCGCCTCCGGCGCCGAGGCCATCGGCTACGCCATCGAGATGATCCGCACCGGCCGCGCCGACGTCGTCGTCGCGGGTGGCACGGAGGCGGCGATCCACCCGCTGCCCATCGCCGCGTTCGGCAACATGATGGCGATGTCCAAGAACAACGACGACCCGCAGGGCGCCTCGCGTCCCTACGACACCGGCCGCGACGGCTTCGTCCTCGGCGAGGGCGCGGGCGTCCTCGTCCTGGAGTCCGCCGAGCACGCCGCGAAGCGCGGTGCCCGGGTGTACGCCGAGGCGGTCGGGCAGGGTATCTCCGCCGACGGCCACGACATCGTGCAGCCGGAGCCGGAGGGGCGTGGCATCTCGCAGGCCCTGCGGAACCTGATGGACAACACCGACCTCGACGCGGCGGAGATCGTGCACGTGAACGCGCACGCGACGTCCACGCCGGCGGGTGACGTGGCCGAACTCAAGGCGTTGCGCAAGGTGTTCGGTGACGACGCGGACCACATGGCTGTCTCGGCCACGAAGTCCATGACCGGGCATCTGCTGGGTGGTGCGGGTGGCGTTGAGTCGGTTGCCACCGTGCTCGCGCTGTACAACCGGATCGCGCCGCCGACCATCAATGTCGAGAACCTCGACCCGGAGGCTGAGGCCAACGCGGATGTTGTTCGCGGGGAGGCTCGGAAGCTTCCTGTTGAGGGGCGGATCGCTGCCCTGAACGACTCGTTCGGGTTTGGTGGGCACAACGTGGTGTTGGCGTTCCGGACGGTCTGA